Proteins encoded in a region of the Streptomyces sp. NBC_01471 genome:
- a CDS encoding DMT family transporter, whose amino-acid sequence MTTTQQTDVRSGRAGSGRRIAIVALTCATAVWGWSYLATAWLLPEMKTPSLVAVRFLLAGLIMVAVRPRALGSLGRRHTLAGLGLALFLASGTLLQVEGQHFIPASQSGFLVSLFVVLTPLVSRILFRTKVTKGVWAGVVAATAGLAVISFNGVALSLGSWLTLAAALSYSVQVALLSEYSTPDKVYGLATLQILGTGVIAACWAVPAGIDLPDTAAGWGWLSYSTLLATLGMYGVQTWAQSRVSAAGAAVVLACEPLFVAVFSLLTGASLAGRTITGGMLILVAMYLVVSADRPAPPPFADPLALPEPRTALRHEGPQDAPGPRQP is encoded by the coding sequence GTGACCACCACTCAGCAGACAGACGTACGCAGCGGCCGTGCAGGCTCAGGGCGGCGCATCGCCATCGTCGCCCTGACCTGCGCCACCGCCGTCTGGGGCTGGAGCTATCTGGCAACGGCATGGCTGCTGCCCGAGATGAAGACGCCGAGCCTGGTCGCCGTCCGCTTCCTGCTCGCAGGCCTGATCATGGTCGCCGTACGCCCCCGCGCGCTCGGTTCGCTCGGCCGCCGCCACACACTGGCCGGACTGGGTCTCGCCCTCTTCCTGGCCTCCGGCACCCTCCTCCAGGTCGAGGGTCAGCACTTCATTCCGGCGTCCCAGTCCGGATTCCTCGTCTCGCTCTTCGTGGTCCTGACGCCGCTGGTGTCGCGGATCCTGTTCAGGACGAAGGTGACGAAGGGAGTGTGGGCCGGTGTGGTCGCCGCGACCGCGGGCCTGGCCGTGATCTCCTTCAACGGGGTCGCGCTGAGCCTCGGCAGCTGGCTGACCCTGGCCGCCGCACTGTCGTACTCGGTCCAGGTCGCGCTGCTGTCGGAGTACTCCACGCCCGACAAGGTCTACGGCCTGGCCACTCTGCAGATCCTCGGTACCGGGGTGATCGCCGCCTGCTGGGCGGTGCCCGCGGGGATCGACCTGCCGGACACCGCGGCGGGCTGGGGATGGCTCTCCTATTCCACACTGCTGGCGACGCTCGGCATGTACGGGGTGCAGACCTGGGCGCAGTCCCGTGTCAGCGCCGCCGGCGCGGCGGTCGTCCTGGCCTGCGAACCGCTGTTCGTGGCCGTCTTCAGCCTGCTTACCGGGGCCTCCCTGGCGGGCCGGACGATCACCGGCGGCATGCTGATCCTGGTGGCGATGTACCTCGTGGTCTCCGCCGACCGCCCGGCCCCGCCACCGTTCGCAGATCCTCTCGCGCTCCCCGAGCCTCGCACGGCCCTCCGCCACGAGGGGCCCCAGGATGCGCCGGGACCGCGCCAACCGTAG
- a CDS encoding TetR/AcrR family transcriptional regulator, which produces MVRKQVVLRREEILDATVEQIKQRGIAATRVADVAAALGVSSGLLHYHFATKEALVEEAFSHAAQREMTALRAAVARSAPAVTRMKALLRLYAPTGQVAGWRLWIDGWSAGMRDTGLHDVMRTMDDEWKSSISRLVQEGMDSGEFRCTDARHTAWRITLFLDGLAVQLVARRGVLDKAEAARWVREHVAGQLGIAPADLAARAAKSRQSAAS; this is translated from the coding sequence GTGGTGCGCAAACAAGTTGTCCTGCGGCGAGAGGAAATCCTCGACGCGACGGTGGAGCAGATCAAGCAGCGCGGCATCGCGGCGACGCGCGTCGCGGATGTCGCGGCTGCGCTCGGTGTGAGCAGCGGCCTGCTCCACTATCACTTCGCGACGAAGGAAGCGCTGGTCGAGGAAGCCTTCTCCCATGCGGCACAGCGGGAGATGACGGCCCTGCGCGCCGCTGTCGCCCGCTCCGCGCCCGCCGTGACGCGCATGAAGGCGCTGCTGCGGCTGTACGCGCCGACGGGACAGGTAGCCGGATGGCGGCTGTGGATCGACGGCTGGTCGGCCGGCATGCGGGACACGGGGCTCCACGACGTGATGCGCACGATGGACGACGAATGGAAGTCCTCCATCAGCCGTCTGGTCCAGGAGGGCATGGACAGCGGTGAGTTCCGGTGCACCGACGCGCGGCACACGGCCTGGCGGATCACCCTCTTCCTGGACGGGCTCGCGGTGCAGCTCGTCGCCCGTCGCGGCGTCCTGGACAAGGCGGAGGCCGCGCGGTGGGTCCGCGAGCACGTCGCCGGGCAGCTCGGCATCGCCCCTGCGGACCTGGCGGCGCGCGCTGCCAAGTCGCGTCAGTCCGCCGCCTCCTGA
- a CDS encoding FAD-dependent oxidoreductase has translation MATRAELLVIGGGLMGAATAWAASRRGLSVVLLEQFGPGHALGSSHGSSRIVRRGYEDALYTELTGRSFELWRELELDSGTSLLRMLGSVDFGTRPYAASVAARLAAAGVKHEILGADEAERRWPGMRFQGPVVHHAQGGTIDAASAVAAFMDGSVRRGAVVRHGTAVTSLERTEGGALAHLADGDTVLARHVVVAAGGWTAELLAGHVELPPLTVTQQDTFHFPRWDPASPAWPSVLHEQGAGIYHLAGGRDGGPADDRKIGEHYSGRKTTAANRDGVITPESRARVVDYVERWLPGLRATPRTETSCLFTFTPSEDFLLDRAGPFVVCSPCSGHGAKFAPLIGELTTGLVTGDGAVPERFRLAAHVPRVPGAR, from the coding sequence ATGGCGACCCGCGCTGAACTCCTCGTGATCGGCGGTGGCCTGATGGGCGCCGCCACGGCCTGGGCCGCCTCACGCCGCGGGCTGTCGGTGGTCCTGCTGGAGCAGTTCGGCCCCGGGCACGCCCTGGGCAGCTCGCACGGCAGCTCCCGCATCGTACGGCGCGGCTACGAGGACGCGCTGTACACGGAGTTGACCGGGCGGTCGTTCGAGCTCTGGCGGGAACTGGAGCTGGACTCCGGCACGTCACTGCTGCGGATGCTCGGCAGCGTGGACTTCGGGACGCGCCCGTACGCCGCGTCGGTCGCCGCCCGGCTCGCCGCCGCGGGCGTGAAGCACGAGATACTCGGCGCGGACGAGGCGGAACGCCGCTGGCCGGGCATGCGCTTCCAGGGTCCGGTCGTCCACCACGCACAGGGCGGCACCATCGATGCCGCCTCGGCGGTGGCCGCGTTCATGGACGGCTCCGTACGGCGGGGCGCGGTCGTCCGCCACGGCACCGCCGTGACATCGCTGGAGAGGACGGAGGGTGGGGCCCTGGCCCACCTGGCCGACGGTGACACGGTCCTCGCCCGTCATGTGGTCGTCGCCGCCGGAGGGTGGACCGCGGAGCTGCTCGCGGGGCACGTCGAGCTGCCACCGCTGACCGTCACCCAGCAGGACACTTTTCACTTCCCGCGGTGGGATCCGGCCTCGCCGGCCTGGCCCAGCGTGCTTCATGAACAGGGTGCGGGGATCTACCACCTGGCGGGCGGACGGGACGGCGGCCCGGCCGACGACCGCAAGATCGGCGAGCACTACAGCGGCCGGAAGACGACAGCCGCCAACCGGGACGGCGTGATCACCCCGGAGTCCCGGGCGCGGGTCGTCGACTACGTCGAACGATGGCTGCCGGGGCTGCGAGCCACCCCCCGGACCGAGACCAGCTGCCTGTTCACCTTCACGCCGAGCGAGGACTTCCTGCTGGACCGGGCCGGGCCGTTCGTCGTCTGCTCACCCTGCTCCGGGCACGGGGCGAAATTCGCCCCGCTCATCGGCGAACTCACCACCGGTCTGGTGACCGGGGACGGGGCGGTTCCCGAGCGCTTCCGGCTCGCCGCCCACGTACCGCGCGTGCCCGGCGCGCGCTGA
- the solA gene encoding N-methyl-L-tryptophan oxidase, translating to MNVSTGTESFDVIVVGLGGLGSATAWQLAAAGHRVLGLEQFEFGHDRGASHDTSRILRHSYHRPDYVRLTRDAYEDWARLEEASGRQLVTRTGGVDLCPENSRIPLDDYWRSLSAEGIPYELLDADEVRSRWPQISVPDGTTAMYQERTSIVPAARSTAAMQQLAVAAGAQLRDNAPVTGIRHRAHGVEVVTEQARYSAGKVVLCTDAWANSLLRPLGWDIPLTTLEEQVTYFEPADPSRFAPEVFPVWIWLDDPCFYGFPAYGEATVKAGQDCGGPEVRPDRRSGATDPEMLDRLSRFMGRRFPRSGRAIRSKRCLYTLTPDRDFVLGLVPGAERVLVGLGAAHAFKFAPTLGRLLSALVRDASLVKTEPYTTFRLDRPALTDREHPVNWMT from the coding sequence ATGAATGTGAGCACAGGGACCGAATCGTTCGACGTCATCGTCGTCGGTCTGGGAGGACTCGGCTCCGCCACCGCCTGGCAGCTCGCCGCTGCCGGGCACCGAGTGCTCGGACTGGAGCAGTTCGAGTTCGGCCATGACCGCGGGGCGTCCCACGACACCTCCCGCATCCTGCGGCACAGTTACCACCGCCCCGACTACGTACGGCTGACCAGGGACGCGTACGAGGACTGGGCCCGCCTGGAAGAGGCATCCGGCCGGCAGTTGGTCACGCGGACCGGCGGAGTCGACCTCTGCCCCGAGAACTCGCGGATCCCGCTCGACGACTACTGGCGCAGCCTCTCAGCCGAGGGGATCCCCTACGAGCTCCTGGACGCGGACGAGGTGCGCAGCCGCTGGCCCCAGATCTCTGTTCCCGACGGTACGACGGCGATGTACCAGGAACGCACCTCCATCGTCCCGGCCGCGCGCTCCACGGCGGCCATGCAGCAGCTGGCCGTGGCGGCCGGTGCCCAGCTGCGCGACAACGCCCCGGTCACCGGCATCCGGCACCGCGCGCATGGAGTGGAGGTCGTCACGGAGCAGGCGCGCTACTCCGCCGGAAAGGTCGTCCTGTGCACGGATGCATGGGCCAACAGCCTGCTGCGGCCGCTGGGTTGGGACATCCCTCTCACGACGCTCGAGGAGCAGGTCACCTACTTCGAGCCGGCGGACCCCTCCCGCTTCGCACCGGAGGTCTTCCCCGTCTGGATCTGGCTTGATGACCCCTGCTTCTACGGCTTTCCGGCCTACGGCGAGGCCACCGTCAAGGCCGGACAGGACTGCGGGGGCCCCGAGGTCCGTCCGGACCGGCGCTCGGGGGCTACTGACCCCGAGATGCTCGACCGGCTGTCCCGTTTCATGGGCCGACGGTTTCCCCGGAGCGGTCGGGCGATCCGGTCCAAGCGCTGTCTGTACACCCTGACACCCGACCGCGACTTCGTCCTCGGGCTGGTGCCGGGTGCGGAACGGGTACTGGTCGGCCTCGGTGCGGCGCACGCCTTCAAGTTCGCGCCGACCCTCGGCCGGTTGCTGTCCGCGCTGGTGCGGGACGCGTCGCTCGTGAAGACCGAGCCCTACACCACGTTCCGGCTCGACCGTCCCGCGCTGACCGACCGGGAACACCCGGTCAACTGGATGACCTGA
- a CDS encoding S-(hydroxymethyl)mycothiol dehydrogenase, which translates to MAQEVRGVIARAKGEPVRLETIVVPDPGPGEAVVKIRSCGVCHTDLHYREGGINDEFPFLLGHEAAGTVESVGEGVTEVAPGDFVVLNWRAVCGMCRACLRGRPWYCFDTRNAKQPMTLTDGTVVSPALGIGAFAEKTLVAAGQCTKVAPSASAAAAGLLGCGVMAGIGAAINTGDVGRGDSVAVIGCGGVGMAAVVGSVLAGGGRVIAVDIDDRKLEAARGLGATHTVNSRSQDAVEAIRALTGGHGADVVIEAVGRPETYEQAFYARDLAGTVVLVGVPTPAMRIDLPLLDVFGRGGALKSSWYGDCLPSRDFPMLIDLYQQGRLDLDAFVTETIELDGVEEAFARMHEGDVLRSVVLL; encoded by the coding sequence ATGGCACAAGAGGTACGAGGCGTGATCGCCCGGGCGAAGGGCGAGCCCGTCCGGCTGGAGACGATCGTGGTACCGGACCCGGGCCCCGGCGAGGCCGTGGTGAAGATCCGGTCCTGCGGGGTCTGCCACACCGACCTGCATTACCGCGAGGGCGGTATCAACGACGAGTTCCCCTTCCTCCTCGGGCACGAGGCGGCCGGCACGGTCGAGTCCGTGGGCGAGGGCGTGACGGAGGTCGCCCCCGGGGACTTCGTGGTGCTCAACTGGCGGGCCGTTTGCGGCATGTGCCGCGCCTGTCTCCGCGGCCGCCCCTGGTACTGCTTCGACACCCGCAATGCGAAACAGCCCATGACCCTCACGGACGGCACCGTGGTGTCTCCGGCCCTCGGCATCGGCGCCTTCGCCGAGAAGACCCTGGTAGCAGCCGGTCAGTGCACCAAGGTCGCCCCCTCCGCGTCCGCAGCCGCGGCCGGTCTGCTCGGCTGCGGCGTGATGGCCGGCATCGGCGCCGCCATCAACACCGGCGACGTCGGCCGCGGCGACTCGGTCGCCGTGATCGGCTGCGGCGGTGTCGGCATGGCGGCCGTCGTCGGCTCGGTGCTGGCCGGCGGGGGGCGTGTCATCGCCGTCGACATCGACGACCGCAAGCTGGAGGCCGCGCGCGGGCTCGGTGCCACCCACACGGTCAACTCCCGCTCACAGGACGCGGTGGAGGCGATCCGTGCCCTCACCGGTGGACACGGCGCCGACGTCGTCATCGAGGCCGTCGGCCGCCCGGAGACGTACGAGCAGGCTTTCTACGCCCGCGACCTGGCCGGCACCGTGGTCCTTGTCGGGGTCCCGACCCCCGCGATGCGCATCGATCTGCCGCTCCTGGACGTGTTCGGGCGCGGCGGGGCCCTGAAGTCGTCCTGGTACGGCGACTGCCTGCCGTCCCGCGACTTCCCGATGCTGATCGACCTCTACCAGCAGGGGCGACTGGACCTGGACGCTTTCGTCACCGAGACCATCGAGCTGGACGGCGTCGAGGAGGCTTTCGCCCGGATGCACGAGGGCGACGTGCTCCGCTCGGTGGTGCTGCTGTGA
- a CDS encoding LamG-like jellyroll fold domain-containing protein → MPSSGERERPAAEDAAPSSPATGSTPDADDLTLARKAAGGGDDGAAAGAELMRRHFDPAVAYAARCTATPQDAALLAVTASEAAVQELPANDTDTAWRPHLLALVLRTAAEWSHDERRERLSAGLLAWLSAPEASSGQASDAEPPLAAAFHRLPVRLQVGLWHLTVEQDGVETVARLLGTEANAVRAWAPTVGNRLRSAYVEILEEHATPACRPFTRLLITASESDRHRADAVYATSGLEEHLAVCVTCRQALQDLTHLRSPGRGAALAGVLLPWGGADCFPNRAAPGGAGRPVPGPHRVGEGTTPGRELPGIARRLQSVRSQRTVLIPLAACATVIAAVVAFVGGPQFEETGHRTLPQPSAPDDVLAGPTSSAATSPPPSPRKRHRPAKQVSKSPRAKPSTSPSPSHTPPPPASALALPGAGLRWDFSTARPKAMGSSPGSFVGGARTDADRGGSATFDGTGYIQSGGPVVDTERSFTVSAWVRPTSKSGFQTVAGQDGGHVSGFFLQYSDEADRWRLAMGDSDSADGDESDVLSLASPRLGQWQHLTAVFDAGNHEIRLYVGGVLQGHDRHWNTWAADGPFTVGRGQWEGAASDLFHGGIDDVRVYGRALGTPEVETLAKARPNA, encoded by the coding sequence ATGCCTTCGTCAGGAGAGCGCGAGCGGCCCGCCGCGGAGGATGCGGCGCCATCGTCCCCGGCCACCGGAAGCACGCCGGACGCCGACGATCTCACCCTGGCCCGAAAGGCCGCCGGGGGCGGAGACGATGGCGCGGCGGCCGGGGCGGAGCTGATGAGGCGTCACTTCGATCCGGCAGTGGCGTACGCGGCGCGGTGCACGGCCACTCCACAGGACGCCGCGCTTCTCGCCGTGACTGCGAGCGAGGCCGCCGTGCAGGAGCTGCCGGCCAATGACACGGACACTGCCTGGCGTCCTCATCTGCTCGCCCTCGTCCTGCGGACCGCCGCCGAGTGGTCCCATGACGAACGGCGGGAACGGCTCAGCGCCGGACTTCTGGCATGGCTGTCGGCACCCGAAGCCTCCTCCGGACAGGCCTCGGACGCGGAGCCCCCGCTGGCCGCGGCCTTCCATCGGCTGCCCGTCCGCCTCCAGGTCGGGCTGTGGCACCTCACCGTCGAGCAGGACGGTGTCGAGACGGTCGCCCGCCTCCTCGGCACGGAAGCGAACGCGGTGCGAGCTTGGGCACCTACCGTCGGGAACAGGCTCCGAAGCGCATACGTCGAGATACTCGAAGAGCACGCGACACCGGCCTGCCGGCCCTTCACCCGCCTCCTGATCACGGCATCCGAGTCCGACCGCCACCGTGCGGACGCCGTCTATGCCACCAGCGGGCTCGAAGAACACCTGGCGGTGTGCGTCACCTGCCGTCAGGCGCTCCAGGATCTGACTCACCTGCGCAGTCCGGGCCGCGGAGCGGCACTGGCCGGGGTGTTGCTCCCCTGGGGTGGTGCGGACTGTTTCCCGAACAGAGCAGCCCCCGGCGGGGCCGGGCGGCCGGTTCCCGGGCCGCACCGCGTAGGGGAAGGCACCACGCCCGGACGCGAACTGCCGGGAATCGCCCGCCGTTTGCAGAGTGTGCGGAGCCAGCGGACCGTCCTCATCCCGCTCGCCGCCTGTGCCACCGTAATCGCCGCAGTCGTTGCTTTCGTGGGAGGGCCCCAGTTCGAGGAGACCGGACACCGGACCCTCCCCCAGCCGTCGGCCCCTGACGACGTCCTCGCCGGACCGACGAGCAGTGCTGCCACGTCGCCCCCGCCTTCACCCCGAAAGAGGCACCGTCCTGCGAAGCAGGTCAGCAAGAGCCCTCGGGCCAAGCCCTCGACGTCACCATCCCCCTCGCACACGCCCCCGCCCCCGGCCTCCGCACTGGCGCTCCCGGGTGCCGGGTTGCGCTGGGACTTCAGTACTGCCCGGCCGAAGGCGATGGGCTCCTCCCCCGGCAGCTTCGTCGGAGGCGCGCGTACCGACGCGGACCGCGGGGGCTCGGCGACGTTCGACGGGACCGGCTACATCCAGTCCGGCGGACCCGTGGTCGACACGGAGCGCAGCTTCACCGTGTCCGCCTGGGTGCGCCCGACGTCGAAGTCCGGGTTCCAGACGGTGGCCGGGCAGGACGGCGGCCATGTCAGCGGGTTCTTCCTCCAGTACTCCGACGAGGCCGACCGGTGGCGCCTTGCCATGGGAGACTCCGACTCGGCTGACGGCGACGAGTCCGACGTGCTGTCGCTCGCCTCGCCCCGGCTCGGTCAGTGGCAGCACCTGACGGCTGTGTTCGACGCGGGCAACCACGAAATCCGCCTCTACGTCGGCGGAGTGCTCCAGGGGCACGACAGGCACTGGAACACTTGGGCGGCGGACGGCCCCTTCACCGTCGGCCGGGGGCAGTGGGAAGGCGCCGCGTCGGATCTCTTCCACGGCGGCATCGATGACGTACGCGTCTACGGCAGGGCTCTCGGTACGCCGGAGGTCGAGACCCTCGCGAAGGCCCGGCCGAACGCCTGA
- a CDS encoding Gfo/Idh/MocA family protein: MNTTEDSPIPAGSAAGTALPAPRTLPPRSAPVLRWGVLGPGGIADTFVRALQASTAQEVVAVGSRSAERAEAFARRFGIPTAYGGYAELLADERVDIVYVATPHSEHFTQAMQAIGAGKHVLVEKAFTRNAREAEQLIGAARAQGRFLMEAMWPRCLPHMDVVRQCLERELLGEVHTVMADHGQYMTPDPHSRLYAPELAGGALLDLGVYPLSFASMVLGPFATASAIGSRTFTGVDAQSSVVVTNARGAHGLLHTTLLARTPTTASVSGSLAGLELEGAFYAPTSVRLLDRAGQLIDCYEPESREHGYAYEAAEAARCVAEGRLESDLMPVSESLRLMRTTDDLREQLGVRYPGE, translated from the coding sequence TTGAACACGACAGAGGACTCCCCCATACCCGCGGGCAGCGCGGCCGGCACCGCGCTGCCCGCGCCCCGGACGCTGCCGCCTCGATCGGCACCCGTGCTGCGGTGGGGGGTGCTCGGCCCCGGCGGGATCGCCGACACCTTCGTCCGCGCCCTGCAGGCATCCACGGCCCAGGAAGTCGTGGCGGTCGGCTCGCGCAGCGCGGAGCGGGCCGAGGCGTTCGCGCGCCGCTTCGGGATACCGACTGCGTACGGCGGCTACGCCGAACTGCTTGCCGACGAGCGGGTCGACATCGTGTACGTCGCCACTCCGCACTCCGAACACTTCACCCAGGCGATGCAGGCGATCGGGGCGGGCAAGCACGTACTCGTGGAGAAGGCGTTCACGCGCAACGCACGGGAGGCGGAACAGCTCATCGGGGCGGCGCGGGCCCAGGGGCGCTTCCTCATGGAGGCGATGTGGCCCCGGTGTCTGCCGCACATGGACGTGGTGCGCCAGTGCCTGGAGCGCGAGTTGCTCGGCGAGGTTCACACCGTCATGGCCGACCACGGTCAGTACATGACGCCGGACCCGCACAGCAGGCTCTACGCGCCGGAGCTCGCCGGCGGCGCGCTGCTCGACCTCGGCGTCTATCCGCTGTCCTTCGCGTCCATGGTCCTGGGGCCCTTCGCGACCGCGTCCGCGATCGGGTCGCGCACCTTCACCGGGGTCGACGCCCAGTCCTCCGTAGTGGTCACCAACGCCCGTGGCGCCCATGGCCTGCTGCACACCACGCTGCTGGCGCGGACCCCGACCACGGCGTCCGTCTCAGGCTCCCTGGCCGGGCTGGAGCTGGAGGGCGCCTTCTACGCGCCGACCAGCGTCCGCCTCCTCGACCGAGCCGGGCAACTCATCGACTGCTACGAGCCGGAATCGCGCGAGCACGGTTACGCCTACGAGGCGGCGGAGGCCGCCCGCTGCGTCGCCGAAGGGCGCCTGGAATCGGACCTGATGCCGGTATCTGAATCCCTGCGGCTGATGCGGACCACTGACGACCTGCGAGAACAGCTGGGGGTCCGGTACCCCGGAGAGTAA
- a CDS encoding SDR family oxidoreductase → MPLKVLFIGGTGIISAGCAQLAAASGLDLHVLNRGRSTLRPLPDGARVVNADVRDTDAVRRAIGDEQFDVVVDFLSFTAEHVEAALDLFHGRTGQYVFISSAAVYERPSPLPLVESAPLGNPYSAYGRNKIHCELVLARAHAERGFPVTVVRPSHTYDATAIPFDGGWTVLDRMRRGKEVLVHGDGTSLWTMTHTEDFAHGFLGILGDPQTVGETYHLTGDEVLTWNEIYRTMAEAAGAEARLVHVPSAAIAAADPRWGEELLGDKSHSLVFDNAKVRRISPGSASPIPFSRGAQEIVRWYDSHPDQHRVDERLGTLMDALIEVHRPRPLSPAPGPV, encoded by the coding sequence ATGCCCCTGAAGGTACTTTTCATCGGCGGCACCGGCATCATCAGCGCGGGCTGCGCACAGCTGGCCGCAGCGTCCGGTCTCGACCTGCATGTACTCAACCGCGGCCGCAGCACGCTGCGGCCCCTCCCGGACGGCGCGCGGGTCGTCAACGCCGACGTCCGGGACACCGACGCGGTACGGAGGGCCATCGGTGACGAACAGTTCGACGTGGTGGTGGACTTCCTCTCGTTCACCGCGGAGCACGTGGAGGCCGCCCTCGATCTCTTTCACGGGCGCACCGGCCAGTACGTCTTCATCAGTTCGGCCGCCGTCTACGAGCGGCCCTCCCCGCTGCCTCTCGTCGAGTCAGCACCCCTGGGCAACCCGTACTCCGCCTATGGACGCAACAAGATCCACTGCGAGCTGGTCCTGGCCCGGGCCCACGCCGAGAGGGGCTTTCCCGTGACGGTGGTGCGCCCCTCGCACACGTATGACGCCACCGCGATCCCGTTCGACGGAGGCTGGACGGTACTGGACCGGATGCGTCGCGGCAAGGAGGTGCTGGTCCACGGGGACGGCACGTCGCTGTGGACCATGACGCACACGGAGGACTTCGCGCACGGGTTCCTGGGAATCCTGGGCGACCCGCAAACCGTCGGGGAGACGTATCACCTGACGGGTGACGAGGTGCTGACCTGGAATGAGATCTACCGGACCATGGCCGAAGCGGCAGGGGCCGAGGCACGGCTGGTACATGTGCCGTCGGCTGCGATCGCGGCGGCGGACCCGCGATGGGGAGAGGAGCTCCTCGGCGACAAGTCCCATTCCCTGGTCTTCGACAACGCGAAGGTCCGCAGGATCTCGCCCGGTTCCGCGTCCCCGATCCCCTTCTCCCGCGGCGCACAGGAGATCGTCCGGTGGTACGACTCCCATCCGGACCAGCACCGTGTGGACGAGCGCCTCGGCACACTCATGGACGCTCTGATCGAGGTTCACCGCCCCCGCCCTCTGTCCCCTGCCCCCGGGCCCGTATGA
- a CDS encoding endo alpha-1,4 polygalactosaminidase: protein MSSRRKNRSRVMRVGIPAIAAAAVGASVWGFTAANATSASVELPPVNAGFDYQIGEAYTPPSGVKVVSRDNADAPAKGLYNICYINAFQSQPDHEGDWKGLLLEGKDGSPAEDPDWPGEYALDITTPAKRTAIADKVDAVIDTCASKGFNAIEPDNYDSYTRFDGLTADEAKAYMTLLVQHAHEKNLAIAQKNTAELAPDAKSLGIDFAVTEECGMSWGDEGGPECSQYEKAFGDHVLDVEYSDEGFKAACDGWSGKFSVVKRDEDVSAPGSDAYVRETCSN from the coding sequence GTGTCCTCCCGAAGGAAAAACCGCTCGCGCGTGATGCGCGTGGGCATCCCCGCCATAGCCGCTGCGGCTGTGGGAGCCAGTGTCTGGGGCTTCACGGCGGCCAACGCCACGTCGGCGTCCGTCGAACTGCCTCCGGTCAACGCCGGGTTCGACTACCAGATCGGCGAGGCATACACACCTCCGTCCGGTGTGAAGGTGGTGAGCCGCGACAACGCGGACGCCCCGGCCAAGGGCCTGTACAACATCTGTTACATCAACGCGTTCCAGAGCCAGCCCGACCACGAGGGTGACTGGAAGGGCCTGCTGCTCGAGGGCAAGGACGGCAGCCCGGCCGAGGACCCGGACTGGCCGGGTGAGTACGCTCTCGACATCACCACCCCGGCCAAGCGCACGGCGATCGCCGACAAGGTCGACGCGGTCATCGACACCTGCGCCTCCAAGGGCTTCAACGCGATCGAGCCCGACAACTACGACTCCTACACCCGCTTCGACGGCCTGACCGCGGACGAGGCCAAGGCATACATGACGCTCCTCGTGCAGCACGCGCATGAGAAGAACCTCGCCATCGCGCAGAAGAACACCGCAGAGCTGGCCCCGGACGCCAAGTCGCTCGGCATCGACTTCGCCGTCACCGAGGAGTGCGGTATGTCCTGGGGTGACGAGGGCGGTCCGGAGTGCTCCCAGTACGAGAAGGCCTTCGGCGACCACGTCCTGGACGTGGAGTACAGCGACGAGGGTTTCAAAGCCGCGTGCGACGGCTGGTCGGGCAAGTTCAGCGTCGTCAAGCGTGACGAGGACGTCTCGGCCCCGGGCTCGGACGCCTACGTACGCGAGACCTGCAGCAACTGA
- a CDS encoding MHYT domain-containing protein, translating to MVAVLAAGVGMFIVAYWGARPVALGIAGTITGLGVAATHFLGMAAMPVNGTVHYRSSVVVLSVALATGAAIAGLWSAVSVRGFLASLVAGLMMAVAISGRKAVPPGDEAFKMAVPPARTAISGVYDAYPQGPPPGPGADT from the coding sequence GTGGTGGCGGTCCTGGCCGCCGGCGTGGGCATGTTCATCGTCGCTTATTGGGGAGCCCGTCCCGTCGCACTGGGCATCGCGGGCACCATCACCGGGCTCGGAGTGGCCGCCACGCACTTCCTGGGCATGGCCGCGATGCCCGTCAACGGAACCGTCCACTACCGGTCTTCCGTCGTTGTCCTCTCGGTCGCCCTCGCCACCGGTGCGGCGATCGCCGGCCTGTGGTCGGCCGTCTCGGTCCGGGGGTTCCTCGCGTCGCTCGTCGCCGGTCTGATGATGGCCGTGGCCATCTCGGGCAGGAAGGCCGTTCCACCGGGCGATGAGGCGTTCAAAATGGCTGTGCCACCAGCGAGGACAGCCATTTCCGGCGTCTACGACGCCTATCCGCAAGGGCCGCCGCCAGGGCCCGGCGCAGATACCTGA